The following coding sequences lie in one Apium graveolens cultivar Ventura chromosome 3, ASM990537v1, whole genome shotgun sequence genomic window:
- the LOC141714044 gene encoding uncharacterized protein LOC141714044, with translation MDRSWLKADRRTREFENGVDDLLMFAFENGYNEDKISCPCLKCAHSKSWKARIVKNHLFQNGIDETYTRWIWHGEPNIVESPVLDESDNSVSSNYQFCTRMGEADDDDVLSSDSSDFINHVKGEHEPLYPGCENYTKMKALVKLFNLKVKHGMSDSCFSDVLLLIGSLLPEGNNVPSSFNEAKKTLCALGMGYDKIHACPNNCLLYRGPQDEDETTCRICKASRWKLNKKGEEQEGVPAKVLWYFPLIPRIRNLFNTPAIAKDMTWHETERQQDGKMRHPADSQTWKDVDQKWPDFASESRNLRLALSADGFNPFRGNRTDHSSWPVLLSVYNLPPWLYLQELWRGKQVYDAYRQESFVLRGILLWTISDYPALGNLSGHVVKGYNACILCVDKTEATRLVHYRKTVVMRHRRWLPRHHPYRNQKAAFDNSVETGAGPIPLTGEQVFERVQHLRDHVFGKTQRQHKRKKGDARPVWKKLSIFFQLEYWKFLPVRHVLDVMHIEKNICEALLGTLLNIPGKTKDRESVRLDMAEMGIRMELRPKTPGKKEKVPLAAWNLSNAEKKVVCSSFLQMKLPDGFCSNIKNLVNMEKLRLVGMKSHDCHTILHHLLPIAIRSVLHKKVRCTIIRFCLFFKAICSKVIDVDKLKNMQSQLVETLCQLEKHFPPSFFDVMIHLSIHLVREVKLCGPIFLRWMYPFERYMKAFKVYVRNAAHPEGCIAEAYVAEEAVERLVNFEEATIGLPKNDRHEQNAISKPLSGATMIKPSKEELHLAHLCVLQNSNHMSEHMASLMLRYQQHENDEVWLKTKQNEQFPEWFRKKIETELLHDHNSIGDDIRWMAEGPNKNVPTFSGYKISGVIYSTKERDNNRQVQCSGVCVVADTLMPSEKFKSVEHTSHTYYGVITSIWELDYNNFRVPIFRCNWVDMNKGVKVDELGYTLVNLNKLGFSNDPFVLGKHVKQVCYIDDTLEKFWSVVLKVPEKNFYDHCDDENEGSVEIELENELQLPVFPNVDELDDENTSYMREEEEWIQLP, from the exons atgGATAGGTCATGGTTAAAAGCTGATAGAAGAACAAGAGAGTTTGAGAATGGAGTGGACGATTTACTTATGTTTGCCTTTGAGAATGGATATAACGAAGACAAAATAAGTTGTCCATGCTTAAAGTGCGCACATAGCAAATCTTGGAAAGCTCGGATTGTTAAAAACCATCTGTTTCAAAATGGTATTGATGAAACGTATACTCGCTGGATATGGCACGGGGAGCCAAATATTGTAGAAAGTCCTGTATTGGATGAAAGTGACAACTCGGTATCTTCTAATTACCAATTCTGCACAAGAATGGGTGAAGCTGACGATGATGATGTTCTTTCTTCAGATTCTTCAGATTTCATCAACCATGTGAAAGGTGAGCATGAACCTCTTTATCCTGGTTGTGAGAATTACACTAAGATGAAAGCTTTGGTTAAGTTATTCAACTTGAAAGTGAAGCATGGTATGTCGGATTCATGTTTTTCTGATGTTCTATTATTGATTGGGTCTTTGCTACCAGAAGGCAACAATGTCCCTTCTTCTTTCAATGAAGCGAAGAAAACCTTATGTGCATTAGGAATGGGTTATGATAAGATACACGCATGCCCGAATAATTGTCTACTATATCGTGGGCCACAAGATGAAGATGAGACTACTTGTCGCATATGTAAGGCCTCTAGATGGAAACTGAATAAGAAAGGAGAAGAACAAGAAGGAGTCCCTGCTAAGGTCTTATGGTATTTCCCCTTGATACCAAGAATAAGAAATTTGTTCAATACACCAGCGATTGCGAAGGACATGACTTGGCATGAGACCGAACGACAACAAGATGGTAAAATGAGGCATCCAGCAGACTCGCAAACATGGAAGGATGTCGATCAAAAGTGGCCTGATTTTGCATCGGAGAGTAGAAACCTCCGGTTAGCTTTATCCGCCGACGGTTTCAATCCTTTTCGTGGAAACCGTACTGATCACTCAAGTTGGCCAGTTTTGCTATCGGTTTACAACCTTCCACCTTGGCTCT ATCTGCAGGAGTTGTGGCGCGGGAAACAAGTGTACGACGCATATAGACAAGAGTCTTTCGTACTTAGGGGCATATTATTATGGACAATAAGTGACTATCCGGCCTTGGGGAACTTGTCGGGACATGTAGTTAAAGGATATAATGCTTGTATTCTTTGTGTTGATAAAACAGAGGCTACTAGGCTGGTTCACTATCGGAAGACGGTAGTTATGAGGCATAGGAGGTGGTTGCCTCGTCATCATCCGTATAGAAATCAAAAGGCAGCTTTTGATAATAGCGTTGAGACAGGTGCTGGTCCTATTCCATTAACTGGTGAGCAGGTTTTTGAAAGAGTACAACATCTAAGGGACCATGTCTTTGGTAAGACACAACGCCAACATAAACGGAAGAAAGGTGATGCTAGACCAGTTTGGAAGAAGTTATCTATCTTCTTTCAACTTGAGTATTGGAAATTTTTGCCAGTTAGGCATGTTCTCGATGTGATGCACatcgagaaaaatatatgtgaggctttacttggaACTTTGCTAAATATTCCCGGAAAGACAAAAGATAGGGAGTCAGTCCGTCTCGATATGGCAGAAATGGGAATAAGAATGGAGCTAAGGCCAAAAACTCCCGGAAAGAAAGAGAAGGTACCTTTGGCTGCATGGAACTTATCAAATGCTGAAAAGAAGGTAGTTTGCTCATCATTTCTTCAAATGAAGTTACCGGATGGATTTTGTTCAAATATCAAGAATCTTGTAAATATGGAAAAACTTCGGCTTGTTGGAATGAAATCTCATGATTGCCACacaatattgcatcatttgcttcCAATTGCGATTCGGTCGGTACTGCACAAAAAAGTCAGGTGCACAATAATAAGGTTTTGCCTTTTCTTCAAGGCAATTTGCAGCAAAGTCATCGATGTAGATAAATTGAAAAATATGCAATCTCAGTTGGTGGAAACATTATGCCAGCTGGAAAAACACTTTCCCCCTTCGTTCTTCGATGTCATGATCCATCTCTCAATTCATCTTGTGAGAGAGGTTAAGCTTTGCGGGCCAATCTTTCTACGTTGGATGTATCCTTTTGAGAGATATATGAAGGCGTTTAAAGTATATGTTCGAAATGCTGCTCATCCCGAAGGTTGTATTGCCGAGGCATATGTTGCCGAAGAGGCCGTTGAACGTTTGGTCAATTTTGAAGAAGCTACCATAGGTTTGCCAAAAAATGATAGGCATGAGCAAAATGCAATAAGCAAACCTTTATCTGGTGCGACAATGATCAAGCCAAGCAAAGAGGAATTGCATCTAGCACACTTATGTGTTCTGCAAAATAGCAATCACATGAG TGAACATATGGCATCTTTAATGCTAAGATACCAGCAGCATGAAAATGACGAGGTGTGGCTAAAAACCAAGCAGAATGAACAATTCCCCGAATGGTTCAGGAAAAAG ATTGAGACGGAATTGCTCCATGACCATAATAGCATAGGTGATGATATAAGGTGGATGGCAGAAGGGCCTAACAAGAATGTTCCTACGTTTAGTGGTTATAAAATCAGCGGGGTTATTTATAGCACCAAGGAGCGTGATAATAATAGACAAGTACAGTGTAGTGGTGTTTGTGTTGTTGCAGATACATTAATGCCTTCCGAAAAATTTAAATCTGTTGAACATACTTCACATACCTATTATGGAGTTATAACAAGTATATGGGAGCTAGACTATAATAATTTTAGAGTCCCTATATTTCGTTGCAATTGGGTAGATATGAACAAAGGGGTTAAGGTTGATGAGTTGGGATATACATTggttaatttaaataaattaggATTTTCAAATGATCCTTTTGTTCTAGGGAAACATGTTAAGCAAGTTTGCTACATTGATGATACTCTTGAAAAATTTTGGTCTGTGGTGTTGAAAGTCCCGGAAAAGAACTTTTATGACCACTGTGATGATGAAAATGAAGGCTCTGTAGAAATAGAACTTGAGAATGAGCTGCAGTTGCCCGTGTTCCCGAATGTTGATGAACTGGACGATGAAAATACTAGCTATATGCGAGAGGAAGAAGAATGGATTCAACTTCCATAG